A window from Pseudomonas sp. MRSN 12121 encodes these proteins:
- a CDS encoding DUF6651 domain-containing protein, with protein MKLKLDDQGHVVVQDGKPVYVHDDGKEVAFDAAGTVNTISRLNAEAKSHRERAEAAESTLKGFEGITDPAAAIKALATVKNLDDKKLVDAGEVERVKNEAVKAFEEKYAPVVKENESLKGQLNNHLIGGAFSSSKFIAEKFAAEGPAGVEIARALFGNSLKVEDGKVVGYDSNGQKLFSRARPGELATADEAIELLVDAYPHKAHILKASGANGSGAQQGNVPNGKKSMSRTNWNALDPAGQAAFAREGGVVTE; from the coding sequence ATGAAACTGAAGCTCGACGACCAAGGCCATGTTGTTGTTCAAGACGGCAAGCCGGTGTATGTGCATGACGACGGCAAGGAGGTGGCATTCGATGCCGCTGGTACCGTCAACACCATTTCCCGTCTAAACGCTGAAGCCAAATCTCACCGTGAGCGTGCTGAAGCCGCTGAAAGCACCCTGAAGGGGTTCGAAGGCATCACCGATCCCGCCGCCGCCATCAAGGCGCTGGCCACCGTGAAGAACCTGGACGACAAGAAGCTGGTCGATGCCGGCGAGGTAGAGCGGGTCAAGAATGAGGCGGTGAAGGCGTTCGAGGAAAAGTACGCGCCGGTCGTGAAGGAAAACGAAAGCCTGAAAGGGCAGCTGAACAACCACCTGATCGGTGGCGCGTTCTCCTCGTCCAAGTTCATCGCCGAGAAGTTCGCCGCTGAAGGCCCGGCCGGCGTTGAGATCGCCCGCGCGCTGTTCGGCAACAGCCTCAAGGTCGAAGACGGCAAGGTCGTCGGCTACGACAGTAACGGTCAAAAGCTGTTTTCCCGCGCCCGCCCGGGCGAACTCGCCACCGCAGACGAAGCAATCGAACTGCTGGTGGATGCCTACCCGCACAAGGCCCACATCCTGAAGGCATCCGGCGCCAATGGCAGCGGAGCCCAGCAGGGCAATGTGCCGAACGGCAAGAAATCCATGTCGCGCACGAACTGGAACGCCCTCGACCCAGCAGGGCAAGCCGCGTTCGCGCGTGAAGGTGGCGTCGTCACCGAATGA
- a CDS encoding terminase large subunit domain-containing protein codes for MTEPQAEFFQLQDKYPAFVGGFGTGKTETLANCALRDALSSSDALVALYEPTYDLVRLILAPRMEEKLSELGIRYKYNKQENIIYTSAPNCGDFILRTLENPARIIGYESYRAHVDEIDTLKKAQAALAWRKIIARNRQRPAGVEQPFNRVSAYTTPEGFQFVYDTWGRSPKPGYAMVQAATYTNPFLPDDYVQSLRDSYPAALITAYIEGKFTNLNSGSVYPDFDRVLNHSDTVEREREPLLIGMDFNRLKMSAVVYVLRGGWPVAVAEITDGRDTPYMADLIKRQYADKGHPIQIFPDASGANSSSKNASESDLSILRQAGFVIRVNATNPAIADRVNAVNALILNGAGERRLKINTNRCPHLADGLEQQAYDKNGMPDKSSGVDHLNDAGGYPLAYLFPIERPMTTTQPLRM; via the coding sequence ATGACCGAGCCCCAGGCTGAGTTCTTCCAGCTGCAGGATAAATACCCGGCGTTCGTCGGTGGGTTTGGTACTGGGAAGACTGAGACGCTGGCCAACTGTGCGCTTCGTGATGCCCTGTCATCGTCGGATGCCTTGGTCGCCCTGTACGAGCCGACCTATGACCTGGTCCGGCTGATCCTGGCGCCGCGCATGGAGGAAAAGCTGAGCGAGCTGGGCATTCGGTACAAGTACAACAAGCAAGAGAACATTATCTACACCAGCGCGCCGAACTGCGGTGACTTCATCCTGAGGACGCTCGAGAACCCGGCGCGCATCATCGGGTACGAATCGTACCGGGCGCATGTCGACGAGATCGACACGCTGAAGAAGGCCCAGGCTGCACTGGCATGGCGCAAGATCATCGCGCGGAACCGGCAGCGGCCAGCCGGCGTTGAGCAGCCATTCAACCGCGTCTCGGCGTACACCACGCCTGAGGGGTTCCAGTTCGTCTACGACACCTGGGGTCGTTCGCCTAAGCCCGGCTACGCGATGGTCCAGGCGGCGACGTACACCAACCCGTTCCTTCCTGATGACTATGTGCAGAGCCTTCGTGACAGCTATCCAGCGGCGCTGATCACAGCGTACATCGAGGGGAAGTTCACCAACCTGAACAGCGGTAGCGTCTACCCCGACTTTGACCGTGTACTAAACCACAGCGATACGGTAGAGCGGGAGCGCGAGCCGCTGCTGATCGGCATGGACTTCAACCGGCTCAAGATGAGTGCTGTGGTCTACGTGCTGCGGGGCGGGTGGCCGGTTGCGGTGGCCGAGATAACCGACGGTCGCGACACCCCATACATGGCGGACCTGATCAAACGGCAGTACGCCGACAAAGGTCACCCCATCCAGATTTTTCCGGACGCATCCGGCGCCAACTCCAGCAGCAAGAACGCGAGCGAGTCAGACCTGAGCATCCTTCGCCAGGCGGGCTTCGTGATCCGCGTGAATGCGACGAACCCGGCTATCGCTGATCGCGTCAACGCCGTTAATGCGCTGATCCTGAATGGGGCAGGTGAGAGGAGGCTGAAGATCAACACCAATCGCTGCCCGCACCTGGCCGACGGCCTGGAACAGCAGGCGTACGACAAGAACGGCATGCCGGATAAATCGAGCGGGGTCGATCACCTGAACGACGCTGGCGGTTACCCGCTGGCCTACCTGTTCCCAATCGAACGGCCAATGACAACGACCCAACCTTTGAGAATGTGA
- a CDS encoding terminase small subunit, with protein sequence MALTAKQQRFVDEYLIDLNATQAAIRAGYSKKTANEQGSRLLANVSVSAALSESMKSRSNRTGITQDMVLRELAKIGFSDIRKVVRWGETMVRMVDGEEECAEDMVAYHGLALIDSTEIDDATAAAIAEVSQGRDGLKVKLHDKKGALVDIGRHLGMFVPAGHADLDAELKRIEIEKRRVELAALKAGHEPAPPVTKIEIEVVGGRSNAPNSDDRAPG encoded by the coding sequence ATGGCGCTGACAGCAAAACAGCAGCGCTTCGTCGACGAATACCTGATCGACTTGAATGCTACACAGGCCGCTATCCGTGCGGGCTACAGCAAGAAGACGGCCAACGAGCAGGGCTCTCGCCTGTTAGCAAATGTTAGTGTTTCGGCGGCCTTGTCCGAGAGCATGAAGTCCCGGTCGAATCGAACCGGCATCACTCAAGACATGGTGCTCCGTGAGCTGGCCAAGATCGGCTTCAGCGACATCCGCAAGGTGGTCCGCTGGGGCGAGACGATGGTCCGAATGGTCGACGGTGAGGAGGAGTGCGCCGAGGACATGGTGGCGTACCACGGCCTGGCGCTGATCGACTCGACCGAGATCGACGATGCCACTGCTGCGGCGATTGCTGAGGTGTCCCAGGGGCGCGATGGCCTAAAGGTGAAGCTGCACGACAAGAAAGGTGCGCTGGTCGATATCGGCCGGCACCTGGGGATGTTCGTGCCTGCTGGCCACGCCGACCTTGATGCAGAGCTGAAGCGGATCGAGATCGAGAAACGCCGGGTTGAGCTCGCAGCGTTGAAGGCCGGGCATGAGCCGGCGCCTCCGGTGACCAAGATAGAGATTGAGGTGGTAGGTGGCAGGTCGAACGCTCCGAATTCAGATGACCGAGCCCCAGGCTGA
- a CDS encoding DUF4055 domain-containing protein: protein MSNSPDATLPAVNAMRVYWERITPLMLGTLAMREAGTCLLPKYPAEEDCVYKERLALSTLLPAYSETVGNMTSRVFAEPLQLGDDVPPQIAEMAKNIDNAGNDLNSWSVAFFSEGLSHGLCHAFIDHAQVEGVRTQADEQAAGVRPYAVLVKPEQVLGWRSKGGVLTMIRYKEVVEEEDGEFGAKCVEQIRVLEPGSWRIYRKGEKAGEWEVHDEGPTSLPVIPWVTFYTGRTGFMTAKPPLMELAHLNVKHWQSQSDQDNILHVIRVPILARIGVQQQYDNQGKPLPTEFKVGVGALTDLPMNGDMKYVEHTGKAVEAGRTALKDLIDEMRMAGAKLLTPEKVATKTATQAEEDAAQELSPLERMAHQFGDCLAQLLQYMADYRSLGDGGTVEMRGNFDVDYMPEVSLPTLVSMANAGMLSHETLFTEMQRRGVISDEYKWPEELGRIGSQGPALGAI, encoded by the coding sequence ATGTCCAACAGCCCCGACGCCACGCTGCCAGCGGTCAACGCCATGCGCGTGTACTGGGAGCGGATTACCCCTTTAATGCTCGGCACGCTGGCCATGCGCGAGGCTGGCACCTGCCTGCTGCCAAAGTATCCGGCAGAGGAAGACTGCGTGTACAAGGAGCGCCTGGCGCTGTCCACGCTTCTGCCGGCGTACTCCGAGACGGTCGGGAACATGACCTCCCGTGTGTTTGCCGAGCCTCTGCAACTGGGCGATGACGTTCCGCCGCAGATCGCTGAGATGGCCAAGAACATCGACAACGCCGGTAACGACCTCAACTCATGGTCGGTCGCCTTCTTCAGTGAGGGGCTCAGCCACGGCCTGTGCCACGCCTTCATTGACCACGCGCAGGTCGAAGGGGTTCGCACCCAGGCTGATGAGCAGGCCGCAGGGGTTCGCCCTTACGCCGTCCTGGTGAAGCCTGAGCAGGTGCTTGGATGGCGGTCCAAGGGCGGTGTCCTGACCATGATTCGCTACAAGGAAGTGGTAGAGGAGGAGGATGGCGAGTTTGGCGCCAAGTGCGTCGAGCAGATCCGCGTCCTTGAGCCGGGTTCCTGGCGCATCTACCGCAAGGGTGAAAAGGCTGGTGAGTGGGAGGTGCATGACGAAGGCCCCACGAGCCTTCCTGTCATCCCTTGGGTTACCTTCTACACCGGCCGAACCGGCTTCATGACGGCCAAGCCGCCACTGATGGAGCTGGCACACCTGAACGTCAAGCACTGGCAGAGCCAGAGCGATCAGGACAACATCCTGCATGTAATCCGTGTGCCCATCCTGGCTCGGATCGGCGTGCAGCAGCAGTACGACAACCAAGGCAAGCCCCTGCCCACTGAATTCAAGGTGGGTGTCGGCGCGCTGACTGACCTGCCCATGAACGGCGACATGAAGTACGTCGAGCACACTGGCAAAGCCGTTGAGGCTGGACGCACCGCCCTGAAGGATCTCATCGACGAGATGCGGATGGCCGGGGCCAAGCTGCTCACGCCCGAGAAAGTAGCGACCAAGACCGCCACGCAGGCGGAGGAGGACGCGGCGCAGGAGCTGTCACCGCTGGAGCGCATGGCGCACCAGTTCGGCGACTGCCTGGCGCAGTTGCTCCAATACATGGCCGATTACCGCAGCCTGGGCGACGGTGGCACGGTCGAGATGCGCGGCAACTTCGATGTTGACTACATGCCTGAGGTCTCGCTGCCTACCCTGGTATCTATGGCCAACGCCGGCATGCTCTCGCACGAAACCCTCTTCACCGAGATGCAGCGTCGTGGCGTTATCAGCGACGAGTACAAATGGCCTGAAGAGCTTGGAAGGATCGGGTCTCAAGGCCCAGCCCTCGGAGCTATCTGA
- a CDS encoding phage tail tape measure protein — MAQTSRLVLEIDSRDAEKKAADTKKALGELEDQGLLINPALSKASRSIQQLGDNAQATAPQIRGMERQFRSLAAMASGLVAPLAAAFSITKISQAAAEYTNITNRLRLVTEGSQQLSKAQNDVFQVAQNSRQALESTAQVYQRIAQNGKQLGLSLDRVASITETVAKSVALSGASAQAADAALVQFGQALASGTLRGDELNSIMEQTPALAQAIARGLGVTIGQLRTMGAEGKLTSESVVRALESQKNKVDELSASMSVTAGQAMTAFNNSLTVTVGKLDEATTASSKFAKGLLALSEGMDRFNSGEFLDFFRDDKQTVAGLNNELSVIMSEMRDLADIRAKLIKGKAGDTAFYNFKFYDVDELDKSIADLQKKADGITEIRNRMQKSAADLGAQQPAGDAPGAVVNPAYEKMLESLKKQAALQGENTEASKVRYAIESGELGKLLPAQQQLLLQYAKEKDAKASAEEAAKKAAQTSEHARNATQRAFDTASEDYQRQIQLINVTTDKQKEASEATKLAFELESGKLAGLTQQQKAYLRGKADELDALKKIQAANEADAKFNAFLSAQESQTLTQKNGYDMDLAGLGSSDKTRERLQQEMQIRQQYESDLKALAAQRTSGDITQNDYARQTEALREQLALRLVNQRDYYNQLDKAQSDWSLGASSAFQTYADEAADVAGQTRNLFTNAFSNMEDGIIQFVKTGKLSFKDLADGIIADLIRIQVRLAAVGIFGTLFSGLAGAGASAAGNGLAAGSAGAASSSLGASAAGYTSKFGFSDGGYTGDGGKFEPKGVVHGGEFVVRKDVVSQPGAREFLERMNANSKGYADGGYVGPAAAASTSAVQGGVSGGVSLPPVIQHITVGGNVDAATVADVKRGSEEGAKAAYQAVLADLKRNGPISQLISRKR, encoded by the coding sequence ATGGCCCAGACCTCACGACTCGTCCTCGAGATTGATAGTCGCGACGCAGAAAAAAAAGCAGCTGATACAAAAAAAGCGCTGGGCGAGCTTGAGGACCAGGGGTTGCTCATTAACCCGGCGCTCAGCAAGGCGAGCAGATCCATTCAACAGCTTGGTGATAATGCCCAGGCGACAGCTCCGCAAATCAGAGGCATGGAACGCCAGTTTCGATCTTTAGCGGCCATGGCGTCTGGTCTCGTAGCTCCTTTGGCGGCTGCCTTCAGTATCACCAAAATCAGCCAGGCGGCCGCGGAATATACCAACATCACCAACCGCCTACGGTTAGTCACTGAGGGTAGCCAGCAGCTGAGCAAGGCCCAAAACGACGTGTTCCAAGTTGCCCAGAACTCACGTCAAGCACTTGAAAGCACCGCTCAGGTGTACCAGCGGATTGCTCAGAACGGTAAGCAACTTGGACTATCGCTGGATCGAGTGGCAAGCATAACCGAAACGGTCGCCAAGTCGGTCGCACTCAGTGGAGCGAGCGCTCAGGCGGCGGACGCGGCCTTGGTGCAATTCGGGCAGGCTCTTGCCTCTGGCACGCTTCGAGGTGATGAGCTCAATAGCATAATGGAGCAGACCCCAGCACTAGCCCAGGCGATTGCTCGAGGGCTGGGGGTCACTATCGGTCAACTTCGAACAATGGGCGCCGAGGGCAAGCTAACCTCAGAAAGCGTCGTGCGTGCGCTTGAGAGCCAGAAAAACAAGGTAGACGAGCTCAGCGCAAGCATGAGTGTCACCGCAGGTCAGGCGATGACCGCCTTCAACAACTCGCTGACTGTCACCGTGGGGAAGCTGGACGAGGCGACGACGGCCAGCAGCAAGTTCGCAAAAGGCCTTCTTGCACTTTCCGAGGGGATGGATCGGTTCAACTCGGGCGAGTTTCTGGACTTCTTTCGCGACGACAAGCAAACCGTTGCCGGGCTCAATAATGAGCTCAGCGTGATCATGTCGGAGATGCGCGATCTAGCCGACATTCGGGCCAAGCTCATCAAGGGAAAGGCCGGCGATACAGCCTTCTACAATTTCAAATTTTACGACGTGGATGAGCTCGACAAGTCGATTGCTGATCTCCAGAAGAAGGCTGACGGCATTACCGAGATACGCAACCGCATGCAGAAATCGGCGGCGGATCTTGGCGCTCAGCAGCCTGCTGGCGATGCTCCGGGCGCAGTGGTTAATCCTGCTTACGAAAAGATGCTGGAATCGCTCAAGAAGCAGGCGGCGCTCCAAGGCGAAAACACTGAGGCCTCGAAAGTCCGCTACGCAATCGAAAGTGGCGAGCTGGGCAAACTGTTGCCCGCTCAGCAGCAACTCCTGCTCCAGTACGCCAAAGAGAAAGATGCCAAGGCCTCAGCTGAGGAGGCAGCAAAAAAGGCCGCCCAGACCAGTGAGCACGCCCGGAATGCCACGCAGCGGGCATTCGATACTGCGAGTGAAGACTATCAGCGCCAGATCCAGCTGATAAACGTCACTACGGATAAGCAAAAGGAGGCATCAGAAGCCACGAAACTGGCCTTCGAGCTGGAGAGTGGAAAGCTGGCCGGTCTTACTCAGCAGCAAAAGGCCTACTTGCGCGGGAAAGCGGACGAGCTCGATGCGCTGAAAAAGATACAAGCCGCGAATGAGGCGGATGCCAAATTCAACGCATTCCTATCGGCCCAGGAGAGTCAGACGCTTACGCAGAAAAATGGCTATGACATGGACCTCGCGGGGCTCGGATCGAGCGACAAGACGCGCGAGAGGCTTCAGCAGGAAATGCAGATCAGGCAGCAGTACGAAAGTGATCTGAAGGCCTTGGCGGCTCAGCGAACCAGCGGGGATATCACCCAGAACGATTATGCTCGACAGACCGAAGCCTTGCGTGAGCAATTGGCCTTGCGTCTGGTCAATCAGCGGGACTATTACAACCAGCTCGACAAAGCACAGTCAGATTGGTCGCTCGGAGCTTCCTCGGCATTTCAGACATACGCCGACGAGGCGGCGGACGTTGCCGGCCAAACCCGCAACCTATTCACCAACGCCTTCAGCAACATGGAAGACGGCATCATCCAGTTCGTGAAGACCGGGAAGCTGTCGTTCAAGGATCTGGCGGATGGAATCATCGCTGACCTGATCCGAATTCAGGTGCGCCTGGCGGCGGTGGGCATCTTCGGCACGCTGTTCAGTGGATTAGCTGGCGCCGGTGCGTCTGCTGCTGGCAATGGTCTGGCTGCAGGCTCCGCGGGTGCCGCGTCGTCGAGCCTGGGCGCTTCGGCGGCCGGCTACACCTCGAAGTTCGGCTTCTCCGACGGCGGTTATACCGGCGACGGCGGCAAGTTCGAGCCGAAAGGCGTGGTACACGGTGGCGAGTTCGTGGTGCGCAAGGACGTGGTCAGCCAGCCCGGGGCCAGGGAGTTCCTCGAGCGCATGAACGCGAATTCGAAAGGGTACGCAGATGGTGGCTATGTCGGGCCTGCTGCTGCGGCATCGACATCAGCCGTGCAGGGCGGCGTGTCAGGCGGCGTTTCTCTTCCTCCAGTCATTCAGCACATCACCGTGGGCGGCAACGTAGATGCCGCAACCGTGGCTGACGTGAAGCGTGGAAGTGAAGAGGGGGCCAAGGCCGCCTATCAGGCGGTTCTCGCAGATTTGAAGCGCAACGGGCCGATCAGCCAGCTCATCTCGCGCAAACGATAG
- a CDS encoding DUF1983 domain-containing protein, producing MKSEYRQVVESITSQEAKLAEVKKMHGEALACVVQTAELVKFNEASLKKYEDRLAEIERASIANEKLGPDWSVRVEAGPDGKKYVAGIGAGLESPFLVSADRWAINGSSGNAPQLGDAMKAGSVTSMLDAMASTISETSLGKDLLNEIGKGPAIADQVRDVIRAELRQGGILYRG from the coding sequence ATGAAGAGCGAATACCGTCAGGTGGTCGAGTCGATCACCTCGCAGGAGGCCAAGCTGGCCGAAGTTAAGAAGATGCATGGCGAAGCTTTGGCTTGTGTTGTGCAGACAGCAGAATTGGTGAAATTCAACGAGGCCAGCCTGAAGAAATATGAAGACAGGCTGGCTGAGATCGAGCGGGCTTCGATCGCCAACGAGAAGCTCGGGCCTGACTGGTCGGTGAGGGTGGAGGCGGGCCCGGACGGGAAGAAGTATGTCGCCGGCATTGGCGCTGGCCTTGAGTCGCCATTCCTGGTGAGTGCTGATCGCTGGGCAATCAATGGCTCTTCCGGAAATGCCCCTCAGCTTGGTGATGCAATGAAGGCTGGCAGCGTGACCTCAATGCTCGACGCCATGGCCAGCACGATCAGCGAAACATCGCTCGGCAAGGACCTGTTGAACGAGATCGGCAAGGGCCCAGCAATCGCCGACCAGGTCCGCGATGTTATCCGTGCCGAACTCCGGCAGGGCGGAATTCTGTACCGCGGCTGA
- a CDS encoding phage holin, lambda family yields MSNMPDKPDTWLLVLAWLSQHAPTIYAGALSFVVGALRIIYGGGTRRQALLEACLCTLITIGLIPLLEYFGLPQSFATPAGVFIGFLGVKKIAELADRFADFKLPSRKAE; encoded by the coding sequence ATGTCGAACATGCCCGATAAACCAGATACCTGGCTGCTCGTCCTTGCGTGGCTGAGCCAGCACGCGCCGACGATCTATGCCGGGGCGCTGTCGTTCGTAGTGGGTGCGCTACGCATCATCTATGGCGGCGGGACTCGGCGCCAGGCTCTGCTCGAGGCCTGTCTCTGCACCCTGATCACCATCGGGCTGATACCGCTGCTCGAGTATTTCGGGTTGCCGCAGAGCTTCGCGACTCCGGCTGGCGTGTTCATCGGCTTCCTCGGTGTGAAGAAGATCGCTGAACTGGCTGATCGGTTCGCTGACTTCAAGCTGCCGAGTCGAAAGGCAGAGTAG
- a CDS encoding phage tail tube protein yields MSSGAKVVSHIIAEVTPGVTPAGTWDTLRLTGNALTPTVNKQVSDEITDTRLSQGSVATSIDIGGDLTAEFSFGSFDQLLEAAFYGSWTGNVLSVGDTRHTFSIAKGYDDVGVYGVFKGAHASTFALDIPSDGKITATFNMACLDYTDSETPIVVSPNAPTTTPFLSNNNVGTILVNGESLEGVACVSAMTVNLDNSLQTQRCLGSDKLGPGAHIATEAAITGSITLAWSKRAWEIWKNTFTRAPIGVVFPITDSLGNKYIFNFPAVEVDGELPNGGKRDLIEVTLNYTVAKVSPTITREAAPIVVTGVTVTPATASIAVAATRQMAATVAPAGASQAVTWSSGTPGVATVNSSGLVTGVSAGTSVITATSVADGTKAGTATITVTA; encoded by the coding sequence ATGAGTTCGGGCGCAAAAGTTGTAAGTCACATCATCGCCGAGGTGACGCCCGGCGTGACCCCGGCCGGCACCTGGGACACGCTGCGCCTTACCGGCAACGCGCTGACCCCAACCGTCAACAAACAGGTCAGCGACGAGATCACCGACACCCGGCTCAGCCAAGGATCGGTGGCCACCAGCATCGATATCGGCGGCGACCTGACGGCGGAGTTCTCGTTCGGCTCGTTTGATCAGCTGCTGGAGGCCGCTTTCTACGGCAGCTGGACCGGCAACGTGCTGAGCGTAGGCGATACCCGCCACACCTTCAGCATCGCCAAGGGCTACGACGATGTCGGCGTCTACGGCGTGTTCAAGGGTGCGCACGCCTCGACGTTCGCACTCGACATCCCGTCCGACGGCAAAATCACCGCCACCTTTAACATGGCGTGCCTGGACTACACCGACAGCGAGACCCCAATCGTTGTCTCGCCGAACGCCCCGACCACCACGCCGTTCCTATCGAACAACAACGTCGGCACGATCCTGGTGAATGGCGAGTCGCTGGAAGGCGTGGCCTGTGTATCGGCCATGACCGTCAACCTCGACAACAGTCTGCAAACTCAGCGCTGCCTCGGCTCTGACAAGCTTGGCCCGGGTGCACATATCGCCACTGAGGCAGCTATCACTGGCAGCATCACCCTGGCCTGGTCGAAGCGGGCGTGGGAGATCTGGAAGAACACCTTCACCCGCGCACCGATCGGCGTAGTGTTCCCGATCACCGACAGTCTGGGCAACAAGTACATCTTCAACTTCCCCGCGGTGGAAGTGGACGGCGAACTGCCGAACGGCGGCAAGCGCGACCTGATCGAGGTGACGCTGAATTACACCGTGGCCAAGGTCAGCCCGACCATCACCCGGGAAGCTGCGCCGATTGTCGTTACGGGCGTGACCGTGACCCCGGCAACCGCCTCGATCGCGGTAGCAGCAACCCGCCAGATGGCGGCCACCGTTGCCCCGGCCGGTGCAAGCCAGGCAGTGACCTGGTCCAGCGGCACACCAGGCGTGGCCACAGTCAACTCGTCTGGCCTGGTCACTGGCGTATCGGCCGGCACCTCGGTTATCACCGCCACCAGCGTGGCAGATGGCACCAAGGCCGGCACTGCGACCATCACTGTCACCGCGTAA
- a CDS encoding phage tail terminator-like protein — protein sequence MTFEQIRALITARMVAFTGIEQDRIDYPNQPEVFTPPATGLWCRPNIQYATAYMAGMADRPHTRKPGQISIQCFARVRAGTKAINELADALEAHFAYWQSGDLECMEASQVVAGEFEGFYQINVNIRFRAG from the coding sequence ATGACCTTCGAGCAAATCAGGGCGCTAATCACCGCGCGCATGGTGGCCTTCACCGGCATCGAGCAGGATCGGATCGACTACCCGAACCAGCCGGAAGTTTTCACGCCGCCGGCGACCGGCCTCTGGTGCCGGCCAAATATCCAGTACGCCACCGCATATATGGCCGGCATGGCCGACCGACCCCACACACGCAAGCCCGGGCAGATCAGCATCCAGTGCTTCGCCCGGGTGCGCGCCGGCACCAAGGCCATCAACGAGCTGGCCGACGCGCTCGAGGCGCACTTTGCCTACTGGCAGTCCGGCGACCTTGAGTGCATGGAAGCCAGCCAAGTGGTCGCCGGCGAGTTCGAGGGCTTCTACCAGATCAACGTCAACATCCGGTTTCGCGCCGGTTGA
- a CDS encoding coat protein, protein MANTLTGLIPTLYNALDVVSRELVGFIPAVTSDMTYERAAVGQTVMSPVAPAATATDITPAVTPPNDGDQDIGNVPMTITKARRVPIRWNGEEKRGLDNNGASYNVILSQQIQQGMRTLVNEIESDLAGLHTKASRAYGTAGTAPFGTAADLSDSAGALRILEENGAQGLDFQLVLGTGAMANLRGKQSVLFKVNEAGREDMLRNGITDRLQNLALRQSAQIKTVVSGTGAASTTNAAGYAVGATVITLASAGTGTILAGDVISFAGDANKYVVVAGDTDVSNGGAITIAAPGLMKAIPAAATAVTLSATSARNMFFARSAIALATRAPALPPQGDSAIDRMIVTDPLTGLSFEVSMYAQYRQMQFEIAMAWGCAAVKSEHIGLLLG, encoded by the coding sequence ATGGCCAACACCCTCACCGGCCTGATCCCAACCCTGTATAACGCCCTGGACGTGGTCTCCCGCGAACTGGTCGGCTTCATCCCTGCCGTCACCTCCGATATGACCTACGAGCGCGCTGCTGTCGGTCAGACCGTCATGTCTCCGGTGGCTCCGGCTGCCACCGCCACCGACATCACTCCGGCGGTTACCCCGCCGAACGACGGCGACCAGGATATCGGTAATGTCCCGATGACCATCACCAAGGCCCGCCGCGTGCCGATCCGCTGGAACGGCGAAGAAAAGCGCGGCCTGGATAACAACGGCGCATCGTACAACGTCATCCTGTCGCAGCAGATCCAGCAAGGCATGCGCACCCTGGTCAACGAGATCGAATCGGACCTGGCCGGCTTGCATACCAAAGCGTCCCGCGCCTACGGTACCGCTGGTACTGCCCCGTTCGGCACCGCTGCCGACCTGAGCGACTCCGCCGGCGCTCTGCGCATTCTGGAAGAGAACGGCGCCCAAGGCCTGGACTTCCAGCTGGTGCTGGGCACCGGCGCGATGGCCAATCTGCGCGGCAAGCAGTCGGTCCTGTTCAAGGTCAACGAAGCCGGCCGCGAAGACATGCTGCGCAACGGCATCACCGACCGCCTGCAGAACCTGGCTCTGCGCCAGTCTGCCCAGATCAAGACCGTGGTTTCTGGTACCGGCGCCGCGTCGACCACCAACGCCGCTGGCTACGCTGTCGGCGCAACCGTCATTACCCTGGCCTCGGCTGGTACCGGCACCATCCTGGCTGGCGACGTGATCAGCTTCGCGGGCGACGCCAACAAGTACGTGGTCGTTGCCGGTGACACTGACGTGTCCAACGGCGGCGCGATCACCATCGCCGCGCCAGGCCTGATGAAGGCGATCCCAGCTGCCGCCACTGCCGTCACCCTGTCGGCTACCAGCGCGCGCAACATGTTCTTTGCCCGCTCGGCAATCGCCCTGGCCACCCGCGCCCCGGCGCTGCCGCCTCAGGGCGACTCGGCCATCGATCGCATGATCGTGACCGACCCACTGACCGGCCTTAGCTTCGAAGTGTCCATGTACGCCCAGTACCGCCAAATGCAGTTCGAGATCGCCATGGCCTGGGGTTGCGCGGCCGTGAAATCCGAACATATCGGCCTGCTGCTGGGCTGA
- a CDS encoding phage protein, translated as MAKGWSTSPTLFADQIEQDMAQRVRVIAMAMLNKIVLRSPVDTGRFRGNNILSIGSPVYTASAEVDPGGGATIQRGLSVMSGLEPFTVVYIQNNLPYAERLENGWSDQAPGGVYELAFISVSEAYK; from the coding sequence ATGGCAAAAGGGTGGAGTACATCGCCGACGCTGTTCGCTGACCAGATCGAGCAGGACATGGCGCAGCGAGTTCGAGTAATCGCCATGGCCATGCTCAACAAAATAGTGCTTCGATCGCCAGTCGATACTGGTCGCTTCCGTGGCAACAACATCTTGAGCATCGGCTCGCCGGTCTATACGGCTTCCGCCGAAGTAGACCCAGGCGGTGGGGCAACAATCCAGCGCGGGCTGTCTGTCATGAGCGGCCTTGAGCCATTCACAGTGGTTTACATCCAGAACAATCTGCCATATGCCGAGCGGCTCGAAAACGGTTGGTCTGATCAAGCGCCTGGCGGGGTCTACGAGCTTGCCTTCATCAGCGTATCCGAGGCCTACAAATGA